AAGCTCCCAACCAACACACATCTAGTGAGGCGCTGCCTCCCAGGTCGGTTGTCGAcaccgacgccgacgccgtcgACACGATCCCGATAACAGTCTCCCTCGGCGCCAAGTCGACAACCTTCAACCTCACCGCAGCGGGCACCCTAGATGACCTCACGCTCGCCTGCGAAGACTTCTTTGACACCCCAGACGACAGCCCCAGCTTCAACTGGTCGACGCACAAGTTCATCGCACCCCCGCCGACGGGCCTCATTAAGGCCGGCGAGAACGGTACCTCCCCGCTCGCGCCCATGGCCGGCAAGAAGCTCCGCCTGCTGGCCGCCAAACTATCCGAGatcgactccctgcgcgcaGCCGAGCAGTACGCCGCGCGTCGCCGCGAGCGCCGCTCTAGAGTCGTCCCCTCAGCAGCGAGACCGCACCGCACCACTGCTCGTCGGCCGGGCGACGATATCTATACGTTCCTCTCCATCCGGCCACTGCCGTACCTGCCCCGCCCAGAGCGGTCGCAGGCGCTTCTGGAGCGGGTGGCCAACGATCGGGGAATCCGGGAGTCGATGCGCCGGCGCAAGTTCACCGTCGGGCTGCTGACCGAGATGGACCCGGCCGCGCACACGGACATGTCgcacgacggcggcgtcggccgcACCCTGGGCCTGAACCGCAACAAGGGCGAGGTGATCGAGTTGCGCCTCCGCACcgacgccggcgacggcTACCGCGATTACAAGACCATCCGCAAGACGCTGTGTCACGAGCTCGCCCACAACGTCCACGGCCCCCACGACAGGAACTTTTGGGACCTGTGCC
The Pyricularia oryzae 70-15 chromosome 1, whole genome shotgun sequence DNA segment above includes these coding regions:
- a CDS encoding ubiquitin/metalloprotease fusion protein, translating into MSEAPNQHTSSEALPPRSVVDTDADAVDTIPITVSLGAKSTTFNLTAAGTLDDLTLACEDFFDTPDDSPSFNWSTHKFIAPPPTGLIKAGENGTSPLAPMAGKKLRLLAAKLSEIDSLRAAEQYAARRRERRSRVVPSAARPHRTTARRPGDDIYTFLSIRPLPYLPRPERSQALLERVANDRGIRESMRRRKFTVGLLTEMDPAAHTDMSHDGGVGRTLGLNRNKGEVIELRLRTDAGDGYRDYKTIRKTLCHELAHNVHGPHDRNFWDLCHAIEREVEAEDWISKGGRTVGDGPGFDETADDEDYAPDHGGWTGGEFVLGGASGASGAGPAGAAQVSLSRREILAKAAEERMRRMNQEGRDGENGVFSTMRLKKGYATHEVVG